The Paenibacillus sp. FSL R7-0345 DNA segment ACAAAATATCCGAGGATGAACACCACTACGACATAGACGGCGGGAAGCGGAATGCCCAGCAAGCTTCCGTTCGCTATATTCGAAAACGCAGGTGTCACCGTACCGATAACTGGCCCGCCGTTGGTGTACCAGAGAGCAACGGCCCGGAAGATCGCCATCGTAGCCAGCGTCGCCATAAAAGGCTCGACCCGGAATTTCGTCAGCACGACTCCGTTGAGCGCACCGACAAGAGCGCCGATCAGGATCACCACCGCCAGAATACCCCACACGCCCAAATGCTGCGTATTGGCGCTGACGACCGCCGTTAAAGCCACAACGGATCCGACCGAAAGATCGATCCCTCCCGTAAGAATTACAAGTGTCATACCAACGGCAATGAGCGCACTTTCCGCACTGTATTGCAGCAAATTCATCAGATTGGCGTACGTCAGGAACTTATCGGACAGGAGTGAACCTACGATCATTAACAGGATGAGGGTTGCCAGCGGGAGATAGCTTCTCCATTTCGCCATATTCATTTCATTTCACCTCCTGCAGTGCGTATTCCATGATCTTCTCTTCGGATGCTTCGTTCCGCTGCAGCTCGCCGGTAATCGTTCCGCCGGAGAAGACAAGAATCCGGTCACACATTCCCAGAAGCTCGGGAAGCTCGGAGGAGACCATGATGAGAGACAGGCCCTGGCTCAGCAGTTTGTTGATTTCCTGGTAAATTTCCATCTTGGCCCCGACATCCACACCACGGGTAGGCTCTTCGAGAATAAGAATTTTATACTTGTCCAGGAGCCAGCGTCCGATAAGCGCCTTCTGCTGGTTGCCTCCGCTGAGAGAGCGGATCGGCGCCTTAATGTTCTTCGGTCTCACCGACAGCTGCTGCACCAATTCATTGGCCTGCCTGCTTTCCTTCGGCTCACTGATCAGACCGAATGTTCTGAACTTGCGCAGCGAAGTAATGGACATATTGGTCCGCACACTTAAATTCAGAAATAACCCTTGCGTCTTACGGTCCTCCGGTACAAATGCAATCCCGTCCGCAATGCACTGCCGCGGATTTTTCGGAACGAACGGCTTGCCGTCCAGCACCATCTTGCCCGAGTAGCCTTTGACCAGCCCGAACAGCACTTTAGTCAAAATATTACCGCCCGAGCCCGCTAATCCGGCAATGCCGAGAATTTCGCGTCTGTTCAGGCTTAAGCTCACATTATGCAGCAGCTCCGGCACATTCAAATCAGAAATCTCCAGCACTTTGTCACCGATCTGTTCCGTATTCACAGGATAATATTCATTCAGCTCCCGCCCGATCATCAGCTGGACGAGCCGCGCTTCATCCGTATCCTTGATATCCATCGTTTTTACATGCTGACCGTCCCTCAGAACGGTAACCCGGTCAGCCATGGCGAAGATTTCCCGCAGCCGGTGAGAGATATAGATAATCGTTACCTTTCTTTTTCTGAGCTCGGCAATCGTCTTGAACAGCACAGCCAGCTCGTCTTCGTTCAGGTTCGCGGAAGGTTCATCCATAATCAGCAGCTCCGCGTTGAACGAGACGGCTCTCGCGATCTCGACCATCTTCCGTTCCGAGATGCTCAGCTCTTCCATTTTCTTATAAGGGTCAATCTTGATGTCAAGATTGTTCAGCAGCTCCCCCGCTTCCTTATACAGCGTCTTCCACTGCAGCAGGGAACCCTTTTGCGGTTCTCTCCCAAGATAAATATTCTCCGCCACCGACAGCGCGGGAATCTCCTGAATTTCCTGAAACAACGTGCTGACCCCGCTCTTCTGCGCCATATAAGGCGACAGGAACTTGACGGACTGGCCTTTAAAATGAACGTTGCCTTCCGAGGGCAAATGAACGCCGGACAATATTTTGATCAGGGTGGATTTGCCGGCCCCGTTCTCGCCGACAATCGCATGGAACTCCCCTTCGCTTATGTTCACGTTAATATCTTTCAGCGCATAATGATTACCGAACTGCTTGGAGATTCCGTCTAATTTAAGGATGACATTATCCATATCGTTCCCTCTTTGTCATATACATGGATTTGTAATTACTTGCGGTTCTTGGAAGCGGAAAAGATGACGGCAGCCAGAATGATGATGCCCAGAATGAACTGCTGAATATAAGGATTCATGTTCAGGAATACGAGCAGATTAAACAGCAGCCCGGCGAGCAGAGCACCTAAAAATGCTCCCCAGATTGTGCCTTTTCCGCCAGATAAGCTGGCTCCGCCTACCACGACGGCAGCGATGGCGCTCAGCTCCATGCCTGTTGCTCCGCTGTTGCCGGACATTGGCTGATAAGCGCCGGTTCTGGAGGCAATCAGCAGGCCCGCTATCGCAGCGAACAATCCGGACAGCGCATAAACGCTCAGCTGCACTTTTTTAACGTTGATGCCCGAGTTATAAGCCGCCACCCTGTTGGACCCTACACTATATATCTGCCGCCCAAAGATCGTTTTGTTCAGCAGAATGAACCCGATGATGTACAACACCAGCATGATAATGACAGGATTGGGAATAGCCCCGATGTACCCCCCGCCAATGGAAAGGAAGCTGTCGCCCGCATCTCCGCTGATGCCTTTGCCTTTCGTCATAAACAACGTGGTTCCGTCGATAATTACCTTGGTTCCTAGCGTTACGATAAATGGCTGCAGCTTGCCGAAGGTAATCAGCATGCCGTTAATGAGACCAAGGAACAAACCCAGTGCCAGGACAACAACCACGATTACGCCAGTCGGCGCCTGCAGCTGAACGAGCATAATGGCCGTTAGACTTACCGCCTGCATCACGGACCCCACCGACAGGTCAATGCCGCCGATCAGTACCGTCAGCAGCATCCCGATTGACACAATCGCCGGATAGGAGATCTGCCGCAGCAGATTTGCGAAGTTATAAGAAGTGAAAAACTCCGGTGAGAAGATTGGAGAGATTAATGTGACTATTACGATAAACAGCAGCAGCAGCGTCTCTTCCTGTTTCAAGAGCGTACGGGCTTTCTGAATGGTTTCCATCTGCCTGATTCCCCTTTATTTAGTGGGACAATGATGGCTTTGCACACTGACGCTTAACTGATGCAAAGCCATCATTGCTTATCTCAAATTTTAATCCTGGTACCAGTTGCAGACATACGGATGATTGGTCAGCGACTCCGGTCCGTCTTTGCGGATTACAACCGTATCTTCTACACGGGTACCGGCATATCCGGGAATGAGCAGAGTAATTTCAAAAGCAATCGTCTGGTTCTCGACCAGAATATCCTGGCTGTCCGGGCCTACTACCGGAATTTCCTCCTCCGGATCCATGCCTGTGGAGTGGGCGCAGCCGCGGCCTTCACCGGCCATATGCGGATAGCCCTCGCGCTTCAGCACTTCGTTGGCAGCCACATCGGCCTCCGCGCCGGTCATGCCCGGTCGCAGAGCGGACATTCCCGCTCTCCATGCTTCCAGGCAGGTATCGAGCAGGCGCTGTTTCTCCGCATCCACCTTGCCGTAAGCTACACCACGCGCCATATCGGACGAATATCCGTTATAACGGCAGCCGATATCGATGAGGATTGTGTCGCCTTTGACAATTTCGCGGTCACGCGGGCGGGCCAGGAAGAAGTCCCCGGAGTTCGGTCCCGACTGGACCATCATGTCGAACGAGACGGTGTCCGCACCGTTCGCGAACATGTGCGCCATCGCTTGACGCGTTACTTCTCTCTCGGTCAGACGTTCGGTGGCGAGCAGCTCGTGGATTTTTTCAATCCCCATGTCCGCCAGCCGGCCGGCTACTTTCATATTACGGATTTCCGTTTCGCTCTTGATCGACTTCAGGTACTCGATAATATTTGTCTTCTGCAGCACTGAGGTTGGATTCAGACTGTCGCGGATCGTCTCATAGAATTCAAGAGCACAATATTTGGAGCCGCTGAGGCCGATTTTGGCGGAATTTCTGCCTTTCTGGAAATCCTTCAGCACATTACCTAGCTCCTGGCGGATGCCTCTTACATCTGAGAACCATGTCTCGTCAGCCGCATAGGATACCAGACTGCCTTCCGCGAACAGCGTAGGTTCGCCGTCAAGCGGGATAAACACCATTGCCGGATAAGGGAACACCCCGTCAAATGCGCGATAGTTGGCTAACCAGCGGACATTGCTCATACGGTACGAGTCTGAATAAACCAGCAGCCCGTCCAGGCCTTCCGCTTCCATTTTCACTCTTGCCTTCTGCAAACGTTCCTTGTACTCGGTTACCGGAATTTCCTGCAATGTGTCTTCAAAACCCATGATGAATTCCTCCTGAATTTATAATTGGATTGGTGCTCTCGGATATGTTTCTTTTAGAACGTTGAATTCGGATCGTAGAAGTTATCAACATTCGACTTGTCGATTACAGGAGAGTCCAGAATCACTCTCTTCTGGATCTCTTTGCCGTTCGCCGCATCGATTGCGAGCTTCACAGCCGTTTCGAAGCTCCATTCATTTTTCACGGACATCATCAGCTCATCTGTATTCTTGATCTTCTCCAGCGCTTCCTTCTGGGAGTCCATACTGACCACCTTGATCTCGCTCATCCGGTTTGCTTTCTTGATGGCTTCAATTGCGCCGAGCGCCATCTCGTCATTCTGGGCGAACACGAAGTCAATCTTGCTGTTGGCCTGCAAAATATTCGTCATCACCTGCATCGCCGGCAGCCGCAGCCATTCTCCGGATTGCTCCGCCACGATCTTGATATCCGGATACTTTTGAATCTCCGGCATGAATCCCTGCGTACGAAGCTGGGAGTTGGTCGACTCGACGACACCGTTGAGGATAACCAGATTGCCCTTTTGGCCCATCTTGTCGGCAATGTACTTCGCTGCCTGCTGGCCCATCGTCACCTCATCCGAAGCAACGAATGTCGTATAAGGAATGCTGTCATCGTCCGGTACGCCGGAGGCCGCGATAATCAGCGGGATGCCCGCTCTTTCCGCTTCCTTGTATGCGGGGTAGATCGCGTTGCCCGACAGGCTGCTCACGATAAGGGCATCGACATTGCGGGCGATCAGGCTCTCGATGTTGGCGATTTCCTTGTTCGCGTCCCCTTGTCCATCTGTCACAATGATCTCAACCCCGAGATCGGCGGCTGCTTTCTTGGCCGTATCTACGTTGGCAATCCGGAACGGGTGATTCATGACCGTCTGCGAGAAACCGATTACAATTTTTCCGTCTCCCGATTTCCCGGATGAATTGGAGCCTTCGGATGTACTGGCCGCTTCTGTCGTGCCTGCATTACCAGCCCCTCCGCCGCATCCAGTAACTGCTATCAGGAGCACTAACAACAATGCCAGTACCGAAGTTTTTTTCTTCATCACTATTCCCCCTGTCATTAATGTTGACCTAACCGCCGTCCTCCTTCCAATGTTTATAGCTTGTTGCCTTGGATTGATTATATAATTAATAACCGCCCGGTTATGGTTGAAAAAAATGACATCAGGGTTGAAAGTTTTGATACCGGAGCGTAAAAAGAGCAAAGCCCAAGCCGTAACAAGGCTTGGGCTTTGCTCTGATGCTGTCTTGAACCTTATCTGCTTGCTCCTGCGTGGGAGTTTTCTCTCTGTAATGGTTTATCATCTACTTCTTCGGATAAACGCCGAAATTACGCATTCACCTTGCCCAGGGCGAATATCTTAAAGGGAAAGTACATTTTTTAAAAAATGAGGCGATTCACTTGGGATACTTTGTTACTGTGGAACCGGGCGTAAGAGTATTTATAGAGGACATCAATCCGACGGGAAATAAAACGATACTTTTTATTCATGGATGGCCGCTAAACCATAACCAGTTCGAATATCAGTTCAATTTCCTTCCTAAGCTCGGATATCGTTGTATCGGAATGGACTGGAGAGGATACGGGAATTCGGATAAACCATTTGCCGGGTACAATTTCGACAGATTAGCGGATGATGTCCGCATGGTCATCGAGGCGTTACAGTTAAGAAACATAACACTTGCAGGACACTCTACCGGGGGCGCGATATCGATTCGTTATATGGCCCGTCACAAAGAGTATGGGGTATCTAAACTCGTCCTGATCGACGCTGCCTCTCCATCTAGCGTTCCGAAAGAATTTACAAATAAAATTATCGAAGATACAAATCATGACCGGCCGCAAATGCTGCAGGACCAAACGGGAAGTTTTTTCTTTCAGTATATTTCCGCACCGAAATCTGATTGGTTCGTTTCAATGGGATTACAAGCCGCGAATTGGGCAACTTCCGCCATTATGGCCACGCTTAGAGATGAAAATGTCTACAACGATCTCGGTCAGATCAATGTACCCACATTAATTATTCACGGAATTCATGATAAGGTCGTTCCGTATACCAAAGCTGAGGAAACAAATAAGCTGATCAAAAATTCGCAGCTGGTTCCGTTCCATTACAGCGGTCATTGCGCCTTTTTGGAGGAGCGCGATAGATTCAACCAATTATTATCCTCTTTTGCATAACGACTCAGATTAGCCGGACTATCGTTCCCATAAGCCCAGTGATTGAGCATGTCAGCCCGTGAGCTTAATGTCTTACAGCCTATTTTCAATATAATGTCCGCCTCAAAAAAAGCCCTGATAATCAAGGTTTTCTTGATCATCAGGGCTAAAATACTTGTGACAAAAAATCGTTACAAACCTGTGCCAAATGACGTTTCAATCGGTGACAAAGTGAGTTACAACTCACATTGGGATGGGTTTATTTGCGGTGGATAACCCCGCTGCCGCATCCCCTCAAACAGCAAAATCGTCGCCGCCATCGCCGCATTCAATGACTCGGCCCGGCCGGCCATCGGGATGATGATGCTTTTGTCGACGAGCGCTGCGGTCTGCAGGGAGATGCCCTTGCCTTCGCTGCCGATCAGCAGCCACTGGCTGCCGCGGAAATCGTGCGTGTAGCAGGAGTCTTCCCCGGTCAGCGAGGTGCTGACCAGCAGCGCTCCGCGCTCGCGCGCCTGCGGCAGAACAACGCCCAGATCTCCCTCCACAACCGGGAGATGGAACATCGAGCCCATCGTGGAACGGATGGTCTTCGGGTTGTACAGGTCGGCGCAGCCTGCGCCGAGAATCACACCGTCTGCGCCGGCGGCATCCGCGCTGCGGATGATTGTACCCACGTTGCCGGGGTCCTGGACACCATCCAGCACGACAACCAGACTGTCCGGCTTCGCCAGGATGGTCTCCACGCCCTGCTGCTCCTTGCGGACAACCGCAAAGACGGGCTGCGGGGTGTTCGTGCTGCTGCATTTGGCGATGACGGCCGCCGAAACGCCGATGACCTCCATGCCCTGCACAGTCTGCAGGTGATCCCGCAGCTCAGACGGCATACCCTTGTCCAGATCGTAGGCGAGTATCTCTACATCCGCTTCCGCCAGCAGCGCCTCCTGCACCAGGTGAATGCCTTCTACAATATATTTACCGGTCTTATCACGGTGCTTTTTCTCCTGCAGTCCGGCCCATTCTTTAACCCGCGTATTTTGCGGTGATAATATTTCCATAAGGTTCTTTCCTTTCACACTTCTCTTAGTTCTTTAATGATAAGCCATCTCCAGCTTCGTGAGGTTATCCTTGTGCCCGACAATAACCAGCACATCGCCGTCAGCCAGCCTGTCCTCAGCTCTTGGGGTAATGTTCATGTCATCGCCCCGGCGGATGGCCATAACGTTGCAGCCGTATTTGGCGCGGATGTCCAGCTCCAGCAGGTTTTTGCCAAGCATCTGCTTCGGCACCTTCATGTCCAGAATACTGTAATCCGGGGATAGCTCAATATAATCAAGGATGTTCGGTGAAGCCAGATGGTGGGCGACCCGCATCCCCATATCCCGCTCAGGATAGATAATTTTATCTGCGCCTATCTTGCTTAGCACCTTGCCGTGCAGCTCATTTTTGGCTTTAACCAGAATCGCCGGCACGCCCAGATCCTTCAGGATCAGCGTGGTCAGAATGCTGGCCTGAATATCTTCCCCGATCGCTACTACCACAACGTCGAAATTGCGGATGCCCAGCGCACGCAGCGCTTCCTCATCGGTGGAATCTGCGGATACGGCATGGGTTACAATACCGGAGATTTCCTGGGTGCGCTGCTCATCGGCATCGATGGCCAGCACGTCGTATCCCATGCCGCTGAGCGCCTTGGCTACACTTGAGCCGAAGCGTCCCATTCCGATAATCGCGTATTGTTTTTTGGCCATGTCCGTGTACCTCCTGCAGCATTTTTCGTCTCAAACAGTATAGCATACGGGCGGGCAAACTTGAATTTTCACTGCAGCCGCAGGGCACATTAGTACAGGGCATTTTGGATGGGGTTCTGCCTGGTGCAGACAGCCTGCTCTGAAGATTGTGCCCCTGAAGCTTTTCATTCTGCAGAAAAAAGGAGGTGCACTATGCCGGTAACCATTGATTTACGCCAGGCGGTTCTGCATAAAGTGCACGGCCAGTCCGAGGAAGACCTGCGTTCCATGATTGAAGGCTCCGTAGACGGGCCGGAAGCCGCGCTTCCCGGACTTGGCGTCGTGTTTGAAATGGTCTGGAAAGATATCGGCAAGGCCAAGCAGGATCATGTCATCGGCCTGCTGCACAGACATCTGGAGGAGATCACCCCAGGATCAGTCACCACTGAGCAGGGCTAGACAGCCAAAAAACCTCCGCATTCCGGCCGTGCAGCGCACAGCCAGAGGCGGAGGTTTTTACCATAATATTAATCTTACCCGGTTAATTTCCGTACACTTAAGGAGCGGTCTCCAGGAACTTCGCAGTCGGATTCTTCTCCATAGCGGTACGCATCGCGTATTCATTTTCGAACAGCACGACATAGTTGCCCTTCTTGTCTGTTACCAGTGTGGAGTTGATCCGGAATTTGCTTGGGTCCGGCTTGTTCTCATCCACAATCCAGCGTGCGAACTGGTAGCTCATCCGCTGAAGCATAACATCCACGCCGTACTCGCCCTTCATCCGGTACTCGAACACCTCGAACTGCAGCTGACCGACAACGCCAAGAATAATATCGTCAAAATTGACCGTACGGAATACCTGGATCATCCCTTCTTCCGTCAGCTGGTCAATCCCTTTTTGGAATTGCTTCGATTTGAGTGCATTTTTGATGCTCACTTTGGAGAAAATCTCCGGTGAGAACGTCGGCAGCTCATCGAACTCCATCTCACCCGCCTGGCTGAGTGTATCGCCAATCCGGAAAATACCCGGGTCAAACAAACCGATAATATCGCCCGGATACGCCTCTTCGACAATATCACGGTCCTGGGCCAGGAACTGCTGCGGCTGGGACAGCTTGATATCCTTGCCCGCCCGCACATGCTTCACGCTCATGCCGCGCTCGAACTTGCCGGATACGATCCGCAGGAATGCGATACGGTCGCGGTGGGCCGGGTTCATGTTGGCCTGGATTTTGAATACATAGCCGGTAAATTTCTGATTGGTCGGCTCAATGGCACCAACCGTACTGCGGCGCGGCTCCGGCTTCGGTGCCAGCTCCAGGAAGTTGTCGAGGAACGTCTGCACGCCGAAGTTGTTGATCGCACTGCCGAAGAAGACCGGAGTCAGCTCGCCGCGCAGTACTTTTTCATAGTCAAAAGCGTCACCCGCCACATCCAGCAGCTCCAGGTCCTGGCACAGCTGGTCATGCAGATATTCTCCGGCCATCTCGCGGATAATCGGATCGTGGTAGCCTTCTACCTTTTGCACCTTGATTACAGAGTGGTCGTCACCCTGGAACAGCTCCACCTGATTCTTCATCCGGTCGTACACGCCGCACAGCTCGCGGCCGCTGCCGATCGGCCAGTTCATCGGTACGGAGCGGATGCCCAGTACATTCTCCAGCTCTTCCATCAGATCGAACGGGCTCTGCCCTTCACGGTCCAGCTTGTTAATGAAGGTAAAAATCGGGATACCGCGCTTGGCGCAGACCTGGAACAGCTTGATTGTCTGTGCCTCCACACCCTTCGCTACGTCAATCAGCATGACCGCACTGTCCGCCGCTGTCAGGGTACGATAGGTGTCCTCACTGAAATCCTGGTGACCTGGAGTATCCAGAATGTTCACCCGGTGATCCAGATAATCAAACTGCATTACGGAAGAGGTTACCGAGATTCCGCGCTGCTTCTCTATTTCCATCCAGTCACTTGTCGCATGCTTGCTTGCTTTGCGGGCTTTAACCGTTCCCGCCAGCCGGATCGCGCCGCCGAACAGCAGCAGCTTCTCCGTTAGTGTTGTTTTACCCGCATCCGGGTGGGAAATGATCGCAAACGTTCTGCGTTTGTCCACTTCCTGTTGCAGTTTCTGATCCGGTGTCATTGCACATATCCCTTCATATATAAATTCATGCTTTACGCTCCTAATACCCGTTCCCTTTCCAGAAAGCATCCTTTAAAGTATATCAAAATTCAGCAGACTTTATCTACAAAAAAGCGGCGGAAGTGAAACAAGTTGTACAAATTTGCTGTTTTTCTGCGTATCCCTTATCTGCTTGCCGTTTCAGCTTCTGTGCGGGCCGTGTCTGTTATAGTATGCCTTCTGCTCAAAAAGAGCAAAACCGCCAGCGAAACCATCAGGCTCACCGCGCCCATCACCCAGATAACAGTATAGCCCAGCCGTTCTGCAGCCAGACCAAGCAGCAGGGTGATTGCGAAGCCCGATAGCGATTTGAGGGCAGATAGCCCTGAGGTGAACGTTGCTCTTTTGCCCCGGGGAATGAAATCCTGCACCCAGGCACTGAATAAGGAGGACTCCAGCCCAAGCCCGAATTCATACAAAACCAGCCCCGCGATGAACACAGCCGGATGTGCAAACAGTCCTGCAAGCAGCAGACCGGAAGCCGAGAGCAGCAGACCGCCGGAAATAATCCGTACCGCCTGCACTTTCCTTTTTGCCAGAAAAGAGCTGCAGAACGAGGACAGGCTGATTACAACCATGAACAAAACCAGCATTCCGCCTAAATAACCCACGGGCAGCCCAAGCTCATTTACACCATACACCTGCCAGCTGAGCAGAAAAGCAAGCAATGCGGCATGGCTAAAGATGCTTTTGAACAGGATAAACCGCATCAGCTTATTTTTCACAAATTCGCCTGTGGTCACATAGACCTCTTTAAAAATACTATCCTCCGTCCGGACGCCATAATTATCGCTGAACCGCAGCCAGGTATACAGACCTAGCCCCATTGCCGCTCCACCCGCTATAGCCACCGGAAGGTATAGATGTATATTGCTGCTTAATGATGCCAATAGTGCCCCTACTACTGCAAAAGCGGACACATATCCGTTCAGTCGCGGCAGTGCAATATTTTTATACTCCTGCATGCCCAGATCCTCAAGCTTATCCAAATACCAGGCCTGCGGCGAGCCGGAAATCAGCGCAACTCCCAGAGACATCACAACCGCAGAAACAATAAACGCTGCCAGATTACCTGCAAAAGCAAATATAGACAATCCCGCCCCCCATATTATAAAACCGATAGCCGTCAGCTTTTTCCTCCCGTACAAGTCCGACAGATTGCCGCTGGGATAATCAAACACCGCAAGGGACAGCGAGGATACCGCGAATACAATACTGATCTGCATCGGGTCAACCCCTCTCATGCTCATCAGAACGATATATACCGCACCATACAGCTTATCAGCCAGATTATAACCGCATAACATCGTTCCCAGAAAAAAACTGTACTGCTTATGCGCCTGCTGTGTCCTTTTCATCAACGAGTGCCCCATTCCTCCAACAGATTTTGTAGGCCTTCAGGCGGCTGACTGCGATCCCCGGATCTTTTCTCTCTACAGTTAATGGGATTATATAGCAAACACGCAGGATTGAAATCCTTTTATTGTAATTTTCATTAAAAATACAAAAAACAGCGATCCCCCTCACCGAGGAACCGCTGTCTGTAATTCTATATAGCTGGTACTAGCTGTTCACACGCCATACCACGTTATCTTCATCCTGTCCATTCACCGGCCACCAATGGAAGCCATCCTGGTCCAGCAGCTGGTCTGCTTCTACCGGTCCCCATGAGCCAGCCGGATAGGAAGCCAGATCACTGTTCTCTTCCTTCCAGGCCTGTGCGATCCGGTCAACAAATGACCAGGCCGACGATACTTCATCCCAACGGGTAAAATAAGTCGAATCGCCGCGTGCCGCATCATGCAGCAGACGCTCGTAGGCTTCCGGTGAATTGATGCCGATCATGCAGCTCTGGCAGAAGTCCATGGCAAGCGGCTGAATTTCCGATTCCGAACCCGGCTTCTTGGCGTTAATCTTCACGTAGATGCCTTCCATCGGATTGACGCGGATCACGAGCAGGTTCGGCTCAAGCTTATGCTTCTGGCCCAGGTATACGTTAGTCGGCATACCCTTGAACTCCACCACTACTTCCGTAGTCTTCACAGGCAGACGCTTGCCGGTACGGATGTAGAAAGGAACGCCCGCCCAGCGGAAGTTGTCTACAAAAATACGCGCTGCAAAATACGTCTCAGTATTGGACTCAGGATCTACTTTATCCTCCTGGCGGTAAGCCGGCAGGCTCTTGCCTTTGTAGAGGCCTTGGGTATACTGTCCGCGCACCACGTTCTCACGTACTTCTTCCGGG contains these protein-coding regions:
- a CDS encoding sugar ABC transporter ATP-binding protein, with translation MDNVILKLDGISKQFGNHYALKDINVNISEGEFHAIVGENGAGKSTLIKILSGVHLPSEGNVHFKGQSVKFLSPYMAQKSGVSTLFQEIQEIPALSVAENIYLGREPQKGSLLQWKTLYKEAGELLNNLDIKIDPYKKMEELSISERKMVEIARAVSFNAELLIMDEPSANLNEDELAVLFKTIAELRKRKVTIIYISHRLREIFAMADRVTVLRDGQHVKTMDIKDTDEARLVQLMIGRELNEYYPVNTEQIGDKVLEISDLNVPELLHNVSLSLNRREILGIAGLAGSGGNILTKVLFGLVKGYSGKMVLDGKPFVPKNPRQCIADGIAFVPEDRKTQGLFLNLSVRTNMSITSLRKFRTFGLISEPKESRQANELVQQLSVRPKNIKAPIRSLSGGNQQKALIGRWLLDKYKILILEEPTRGVDVGAKMEIYQEINKLLSQGLSLIMVSSELPELLGMCDRILVFSGGTITGELQRNEASEEKIMEYALQEVK
- a CDS encoding Xaa-Pro peptidase family protein, producing MGFEDTLQEIPVTEYKERLQKARVKMEAEGLDGLLVYSDSYRMSNVRWLANYRAFDGVFPYPAMVFIPLDGEPTLFAEGSLVSYAADETWFSDVRGIRQELGNVLKDFQKGRNSAKIGLSGSKYCALEFYETIRDSLNPTSVLQKTNIIEYLKSIKSETEIRNMKVAGRLADMGIEKIHELLATERLTEREVTRQAMAHMFANGADTVSFDMMVQSGPNSGDFFLARPRDREIVKGDTILIDIGCRYNGYSSDMARGVAYGKVDAEKQRLLDTCLEAWRAGMSALRPGMTGAEADVAANEVLKREGYPHMAGEGRGCAHSTGMDPEEEIPVVGPDSQDILVENQTIAFEITLLIPGYAGTRVEDTVVIRKDGPESLTNHPYVCNWYQD
- a CDS encoding substrate-binding domain-containing protein; its protein translation is MKKKTSVLALLLVLLIAVTGCGGGAGNAGTTEAASTSEGSNSSGKSGDGKIVIGFSQTVMNHPFRIANVDTAKKAAADLGVEIIVTDGQGDANKEIANIESLIARNVDALIVSSLSGNAIYPAYKEAERAGIPLIIAASGVPDDDSIPYTTFVASDEVTMGQQAAKYIADKMGQKGNLVILNGVVESTNSQLRTQGFMPEIQKYPDIKIVAEQSGEWLRLPAMQVMTNILQANSKIDFVFAQNDEMALGAIEAIKKANRMSEIKVVSMDSQKEALEKIKNTDELMMSVKNEWSFETAVKLAIDAANGKEIQKRVILDSPVIDKSNVDNFYDPNSTF
- a CDS encoding RNA methyltransferase, yielding MEILSPQNTRVKEWAGLQEKKHRDKTGKYIVEGIHLVQEALLAEADVEILAYDLDKGMPSELRDHLQTVQGMEVIGVSAAVIAKCSSTNTPQPVFAVVRKEQQGVETILAKPDSLVVVLDGVQDPGNVGTIIRSADAAGADGVILGAGCADLYNPKTIRSTMGSMFHLPVVEGDLGVVLPQARERGALLVSTSLTGEDSCYTHDFRGSQWLLIGSEGKGISLQTAALVDKSIIIPMAGRAESLNAAMAATILLFEGMRQRGYPPQINPSQCEL
- a CDS encoding TrkA family potassium uptake protein — encoded protein: MAKKQYAIIGMGRFGSSVAKALSGMGYDVLAIDADEQRTQEISGIVTHAVSADSTDEEALRALGIRNFDVVVVAIGEDIQASILTTLILKDLGVPAILVKAKNELHGKVLSKIGADKIIYPERDMGMRVAHHLASPNILDYIELSPDYSILDMKVPKQMLGKNLLELDIRAKYGCNVMAIRRGDDMNITPRAEDRLADGDVLVIVGHKDNLTKLEMAYH
- a CDS encoding ABC transporter permease, producing the protein METIQKARTLLKQEETLLLLFIVIVTLISPIFSPEFFTSYNFANLLRQISYPAIVSIGMLLTVLIGGIDLSVGSVMQAVSLTAIMLVQLQAPTGVIVVVVLALGLFLGLINGMLITFGKLQPFIVTLGTKVIIDGTTLFMTKGKGISGDAGDSFLSIGGGYIGAIPNPVIIMLVLYIIGFILLNKTIFGRQIYSVGSNRVAAYNSGINVKKVQLSVYALSGLFAAIAGLLIASRTGAYQPMSGNSGATGMELSAIAAVVVGGASLSGGKGTIWGAFLGALLAGLLFNLLVFLNMNPYIQQFILGIIILAAVIFSASKNRK
- a CDS encoding small acid-soluble spore protein SspI encodes the protein MPVTIDLRQAVLHKVHGQSEEDLRSMIEGSVDGPEAALPGLGVVFEMVWKDIGKAKQDHVIGLLHRHLEEITPGSVTTEQG
- a CDS encoding alpha/beta hydrolase — translated: MGYFVTVEPGVRVFIEDINPTGNKTILFIHGWPLNHNQFEYQFNFLPKLGYRCIGMDWRGYGNSDKPFAGYNFDRLADDVRMVIEALQLRNITLAGHSTGGAISIRYMARHKEYGVSKLVLIDAASPSSVPKEFTNKIIEDTNHDRPQMLQDQTGSFFFQYISAPKSDWFVSMGLQAANWATSAIMATLRDENVYNDLGQINVPTLIIHGIHDKVVPYTKAEETNKLIKNSQLVPFHYSGHCAFLEERDRFNQLLSSFA
- a CDS encoding ABC transporter permease codes for the protein MNMAKWRSYLPLATLILLMIVGSLLSDKFLTYANLMNLLQYSAESALIAVGMTLVILTGGIDLSVGSVVALTAVVSANTQHLGVWGILAVVILIGALVGALNGVVLTKFRVEPFMATLATMAIFRAVALWYTNGGPVIGTVTPAFSNIANGSLLGIPLPAVYVVVVFILGYFVLNRTPFGRHVLAVGGGEETSRLFGIKVERVKVIVYIISGVLAALAGLLITSRIGMGEPRSGFQFELVAIAVVIVGGTSLTGGRGTIGGSFIGLLIFAVVMNIMNLLNISSFVQPIVRGLIIILAALAISRMVKSKSAAAEAS